The nucleotide sequence TGGTAGCGGCCGGCGTCTTCATCTCGAAGCGCTCTTTGTTGCGCTTGCCAAGCAGCCCCGTGACGGAACGCAAACCGCCCTTGAGCAAACTGAAGATGGCGTGGTCGTCATCAGGCTGCTCGGCCGCGTAGCTGAATTGCTCGATCACGAAACTGGTATTCGGCTTCAAGGTGATTTCGCTATTGTCGATCAACTTGATCAATGCATAGGTCTCTTTTTCCGTCAGCAAGGTGTCGCCCTGCTCGACCTCGGACTTGACGGCCAGGATTTTTACCTTGCCATCCGCCTTCTTGGCCATCAACGGACCACTCAACTGCATCACCGTGCCCGCCACCTGTCCGGCCCAGGCGTGCGCGCCCAGGCACATCAACGCCAGCCACAACAGGGCCTTAGTTGCAATAGGTTTTTTTAATAGAGTCATTGTCTTTGTATCCTGTTGATTTACCTGTGCCGCTGGCAACACTCTTGTCGTCCGGCACCTTGTCATCAGGCTTGGCTGACTGCCTGGCGGGGAGCGGGTCGTTAATACGGTCGGTCTGATTGATGATGCGCAAGGCGTCGCTGATGGCAGCGCTGATGACAGCGCTGATGACGGGGGGGGCGACGGGAGGGGTGACGGGCGGGTCGATGGTCGTGCCGGGCAGGAAGATGACGTCCGGCATGGCCACCGCGCCCTTCGGCGCCTGCAAGCTGACGTTGGCGCGCTGGCGATTGATGCGCACGCCCTGCGTACCCGTGATGCTGCCCGTTTTCGCCAGCACGCTCATGCTGGCCGCTGCCGGCAAGGTGAAGCTGGCCGCGTCCGCAAAGCGCACAGAGCCTTCCGCGCTGGCGCTGAAATTGCCGCCGCCGAGAACACTGGCCTTGCCGCCAACACTGATGTCGCGGCCCGCCACCAGGCTGATGTCGCGCAGCGCTGCCAGTTGCGCGCCATCGCCCAGCACCACGTCCGTGCTGGCGTTGAGCGCAATGTCATTGCCCTGGATCTTGCCGTTGACGGTGACGGGGCTGTGCGCCGTCAAGGTGACGTTGCCGCCATTCGCATTGATATCGCCGGCCGCGATGCCGCCCGTGTTGTCGATGGCGATATTGCCGGCGCCAGTGGCAAGTTTGCCCAGCGCCAGGCTACCGGGCGCCGAAGTATTGTTCAGCATGATCCCGCCAACGGCACTATTATTTGCCGTAAAGCTGCCCACCCGGTTGCCCGCATTGCCCAGCACGATGCCATTCTGCGCCTGCGCTGTCACGCTGCTGGCGAGCAGCGCACCATCCTGGCCGATAGCGCCGTTCAAGGCGTTCAGACGCACATCGCTGGCCGCCAGGCTGGCGAAGCGCAAGTCGCCAGCCGCTTGCGTGATCGCCAGCTGGCCCGCCAGTGCGATAGCGCCGGCCGCCTGGCTGAAGCTGTTGGCGACAAGCAAGTTGCCATTACCGCTCAGCACACCGCCGCCTTGCGCATAACGCTCCGCCGACAGGCTGCCGTTCAGCAGCAAGCTACCACCGTTGATTTCCAGGCCGGCCAGACCGCTCAGCACGGAGCGATCGAGCGCGCTTTCACCGAGGGTCAGCTTACCGCCCGTCAGCAGCAAGCCCGTCGCGGAAGTCAGGTTTTTCAGGGTGGTGCTGCCGGCCGCCGCGCTATAGGTGACGATGCCCTTGCTGTTGGTAAAGTCGACAGCCAGCACGTTCGCGCCTTCCGGCACCACGCCGCCGTCCCAGTTGGCCGCATCGCTCCACAAGCCGTTGCCACTGCCGACCCAGGTGGACAATTGTTTTTGCGCAATTGTTGCCTGCGTCGTGGCACCCGTCGTCTCCAAGGTGTAGTTGCCCGCATCAGCGCCTGCCAGACGGAAACCGCTGGCCGTCACCAGTTTGCCGGTGCCCGCATTCTTGTCGGCAAAGCTGCCGCTGCCGCCCACCAGGCTGACCTCATCCCGGCCCAGCACGCCGTTCACCGAAGCGCTGACCGTCGTGGAAGTCGTACCGTCATACACCTTGTTGGCAGCGTTCAGGCTTGCCAGGCTCAGGGTGGCGGGCGTAATGCTGGCCAGCAAGCCTGTCGGCAAGACGATGAAGTAATTACCCGCATCGGCGCCTGACAGTATCGCGCCGCTCAGCTGCACGGCCTTGGCCGCGCCCACGTTCTTGTCCGCAAAGCTGCCCACGGCCGAGACTGTCAAGCTATCGCCAGCGAGACGGTCATCGCCCAGGCTCAGCTGCGCAAGCGACGTGCCATCGTAGACCTTGTTGCCCCCAACGCCGGACAGGTTCAGCGCGCGCGCGTCGATATCGGCCGTAGTACTGCCCGCAGTATTGCCCAGCACATAGTTGCCCGCATCACCACCGCTCACAGCCACGTTCGTCACTGTGATGGTTTTTCCAGACCCCGCGTTCTTGTTGCCGAACGCGGCATTGCCCGCCACCGTCAAGACGTCGCCATGAATGCGGTCGTCGCCAAAGCCGACTTGCGCATCTGTCGTACCGTCATACGTCTTGTTGATGCCATTGAAACGCACGTTCAGGGTGCGCGCCGTGATATCGGCCGTGGTACTGCCCGCCGTTCCATCAAGCACATAGTTGCCCGCATCGGCGCCCGTCAGGAGACCCGTCGTCAGCTGGTAGTCGACGCTCTTGCCGCTGCCCACGTTCTTGTCACGGAAGCGGCCCTGCAAACCGGCCATGCTGACCCGGTCGCCCGTCACCATGCCTTCAAAATACCCAGTCAGGGCAGCTTGCAAGCTGCCATCGTAGACGCGGCTTTGCGCTCCCGTGACGCTATAGTGCAGCTGGCGCGCCCTGATGTCCGCTATGCCGTCGACCGTGCTCGAGGCCAGCTTGTAGTTACCGAGGTCATTGCCGTCCAGGACCAGGCCGCTGGCATGCACAGCCTTGCCGCTGCCCGCGTTCTTGTCGAGGAAGGCGGCGCTGCCGCTGACGCTGAGGTTATCGCCCGCCACAACGTTACCCAGTACAAAACTGGCGCCGTCGTAAGCCAGCGTGCCGTCATACACCTTGCCATTGCCGCCCAAGCTTACCGTCAGCGCGCGCGGCGTGATGGCCAAGGTGGTCATGCCGCCCATCGTGATGTCGTACTTGGTCGACCACAGTCCCGTCGCTGCATAGTTGCCCACATTGCGCGCGTCGCTGCCGTAGCCGAGGCTGCCATTGACACCCGTATCACCGTCGAGCAGTCCCACATAGCTGATCGAACCGAGGAAGGCGGCCAGCTGCCCATCGTAGACCTTGCCAGCGGCGTTGCCCGAGATATTCACCTGCAGCTGCTTGAGTAAAGCCTTCAGCATCGGCGTCGTATAGCCTTCGTAGATGCGCCACACGCTGCTGAAATTGTAGTCGTTGAAACTGCCTTGCTGCTTCATCTGCGCCGTGCTGCGGCCGCTGGAACCACCGCCATCGATTTGCACCAATGAGGTGTCGGCATTGAAAAAACCATAGCCGAACGGGGAACCGGTAGCCACGCGGCCGGCTACAGCACCGACTGCCGCGTAACCGCCGCCATTCACGGCGCCACTGCTGAAGACATGGCTGACGCTGCCCGTACTTTCACCGACCAGCCCGCCCATGTTTTCCCAGGCCAGGATGGAATCGGCAGTGCCGGCCCGGCCCACGGCGCCGCTGGCATAAGCATCATTGATACTGCCGCCGTTCAGGCCCACCAGGCCACCGATGCTGCGCGCGCCACTGACATTGCCGGTGGCATACGATTGGCTCAGCGCGCCCTGGTTGTTGCCCACCAGACCGCCGATCATTTCACGCGCGCCCGTCACCACACCGGTGGCGTACGAGGTCGCAATGCTGGCGCCGGACGCATTCCCCCCCACCAGGCCGCCGATGGCGCCGCCGCCATCGGCATTCACGCCGGTGACCATGCCGCTGCTGGCGGACAGTGTGATGGTGCCGCCGTTGCTGCCCACCAGGCCGCCGACATTGCGCTGGCCGCTGACGGCCATGCTGCTGTTGACGCCATCGATAGTACCGCTCACAACATT is from Janthinobacterium sp. 61 and encodes:
- a CDS encoding FecR family protein, which gives rise to MTLLKKPIATKALLWLALMCLGAHAWAGQVAGTVMQLSGPLMAKKADGKVKILAVKSEVEQGDTLLTEKETYALIKLIDNSEITLKPNTSFVIEQFSYAAEQPDDDHAIFSLLKGGLRSVTGLLGKRNKERFEMKTPAATIGIRGTTFVANYVAPSVPPLTSAPPSAGQGLAPGLYVHVIDGLIQVSNPAGAQSFAPGQFGFTPNFRQPPVLLPVNPGMPFTLPPAFVATSSGASAAAGPGTPATIDCVVR
- a CDS encoding YDG domain-containing protein, with translation MHNHVQHASVFVLMPPLRRTALALLLAGCFGAAQANPALPQVVHGQATFNQQGNIFSITNTPNTIINWQSFSIHAGEITRFIQQNGNSAVLNRITGQDPSKILGALESNGKVFLINPNGIVFGQGAKVDVSGLVASSLGMSNEDFLAGRRQFTAGGVAGGVSNAGTIQAGKGGQVLLIAPNVENTGIITAPNGEVILAAGRSVQLADPGNPQLRVLVSAPNDQALNLGQIIAQGGSIGMAGALVSQRGVLNANSAVVGEHGKIVLKASGKTLLEAGSITSATGAAGKGGDIEVLGEQVGLLGNATIDASGATGGGTVLLGGDYQGKNAAVQNARQVLVGKDASVHADAIDSGNGGKVIAWGNASAQVHGSLSARGGALGGDGGFVETSGYHLAVDGIRVDTRARAGSGKTGVWMLDPYDIEVVQGTGGSLSDVDDFNQGASTGSTVIGASVIAGSTSNVTLQAKHRINFSGIVSMVNSGVGLTATAGESINVYAPITTQGGDVTLSANAVSSGGAYGPGSNVNLAATINSNGGNVSLSGASVAGSGIVNVGSGNLSLLANAASGGITLSGSGNQLIGSGAAGQSLVLQADNMSLAGGINFGGAGGGAKVIIQPLSSSRIIDLGTKSDTALSLNALEVAGISASSLTIGDGSNTDGIRISGALNTAGDLHINSGSTIMATGAVTVGGRFVLDGGSWVQNAAALPGFSARNFSIGSGASFLRVAGGDGVSSPYLLADIYGLQGVASLALGNSYRMAGNIDASGTANWNNGQGFVPIGSSGSGFSGIFDGGGFTLRNLKIDRNLAPGSSAGLFGTVQGAALRNLTLSGGSVAGTANVGALAGNVVSGTIDGVNSSMAVSGQRNVGGLVGSNGGTITLSASSGMVTGVNADGGGAIGGLVGGNASGASIATSYATGVVTGAREMIGGLVGNNQGALSQSYATGNVSGARSIGGLVGLNGGSINDAYASGAVGRAGTADSILAWENMGGLVGESTGSVSHVFSSGAVNGGGYAAVGAVAGRVATGSPFGYGFFNADTSLVQIDGGGSSGRSTAQMKQQGSFNDYNFSSVWRIYEGYTTPMLKALLKQLQVNISGNAAGKVYDGQLAAFLGSISYVGLLDGDTGVNGSLGYGSDARNVGNYAATGLWSTKYDITMGGMTTLAITPRALTVSLGGNGKVYDGTLAYDGASFVLGNVVAGDNLSVSGSAAFLDKNAGSGKAVHASGLVLDGNDLGNYKLASSTVDGIADIRARQLHYSVTGAQSRVYDGSLQAALTGYFEGMVTGDRVSMAGLQGRFRDKNVGSGKSVDYQLTTGLLTGADAGNYVLDGTAGSTTADITARTLNVRFNGINKTYDGTTDAQVGFGDDRIHGDVLTVAGNAAFGNKNAGSGKTITVTNVAVSGGDAGNYVLGNTAGSTTADIDARALNLSGVGGNKVYDGTSLAQLSLGDDRLAGDSLTVSAVGSFADKNVGAAKAVQLSGAILSGADAGNYFIVLPTGLLASITPATLSLASLNAANKVYDGTTSTTVSASVNGVLGRDEVSLVGGSGSFADKNAGTGKLVTASGFRLAGADAGNYTLETTGATTQATIAQKQLSTWVGSGNGLWSDAANWDGGVVPEGANVLAVDFTNSKGIVTYSAAAGSTTLKNLTSATGLLLTGGKLTLGESALDRSVLSGLAGLEINGGSLLLNGSLSAERYAQGGGVLSGNGNLLVANSFSQAAGAIALAGQLAITQAAGDLRFASLAASDVRLNALNGAIGQDGALLASSVTAQAQNGIVLGNAGNRVGSFTANNSAVGGIMLNNTSAPGSLALGKLATGAGNIAIDNTGGIAAGDINANGGNVTLTAHSPVTVNGKIQGNDIALNASTDVVLGDGAQLAALRDISLVAGRDISVGGKASVLGGGNFSASAEGSVRFADAASFTLPAAASMSVLAKTGSITGTQGVRINRQRANVSLQAPKGAVAMPDVIFLPGTTIDPPVTPPVAPPVISAVISAAISDALRIINQTDRINDPLPARQSAKPDDKVPDDKSVASGTGKSTGYKDNDSIKKTYCN